AGAACGTTGGGAATTCGTTGGATTGCTGAATTCGGTCAAATATTTTAATACACCGTAGCCTAGCCCATGGTTGGGAACCTGTCGAATGGTCTCCTTCACACGCTTGAGCAACCGCGCTATATCATCCGCAGATTTGATATCCAGTACAACTGGATACACGGACGTAAACTGCCCTACCGTTCTGGAGATATCCAGCGAATTTGTTTCACCCGGCTCTCGGCCAGGGTTCTCCACGTAGAGTGCAATCCGTTCTTGTCCTGACCATTCGGACACTGTTTGACCCAGCACGGACAGCAGTACTTCCTCCGGCACGGTATTGTAGGCATGGTTGACCTGTGTCATCAGATGCTGGGTTTCGTCTGTTGATAATTGCAGGTGGAGCTGATGTGTTTGTCTCTCCGCTCCAGAATCCGCAATGACTTCATGGTCTTTGGGAAACGTCCCCCACTCGGACAACTCGATCTTGTTCCAATAGTCCTGCTCCTTGAGCAGCTCTTTGCTATTTGCATAATGCTCAAGATGCTCTGCCCACGTTTGGTAAGCGTTCGTTTTGTCCGGTAAGACAATCATTTCCCCGTTCAAAGCCTGTCCGTAGCCTGTTGCAAGGTCCTCCAGCAGAATGCTCCACGATACTTGGTCAGCTACCAGCGGGTCTACGGCAAGGAAAAGATGGTCCCCGCTATCCAGATGGAAAAGCCCTGCCCGAACCCGAGGCCCTTCAAACAATCGCAGGCTGCTTTGCATCCGTTGGCATTCGGCTTCCAATTGGCTGCGTGCTTCGCTTTCTATTCCCGTCAGCGACAACACCTCCAGGGTAAAAAGCTCCTCATGCAGTCCTTTGTGAGCTTGCATAACCGACCCGTCAGCCTGTCGTAATAAGCCAAGGCGCAGAGCATCGTGGTGCTCTACGATTTTCTTCAATGCAGCACGCAATGGCTGCTCGTCAAAGCCCGACTTTGCCAACAGCAGTACCGACATTGCGGCAGGAAGGGCCTCGGATGCTGGATGCCGTTCGAACCCATCGATTAGATGTCGTTGTATCGGTGTCAGTGGTGCCTCTCCATCTATCTGGCCTTGCTCTATCGGGCGGGATAGTGTTTCTGTATAGCCGCTCAGAATTTCAATGGACGGATGCTCCAGTACGTGTCGGATATCCAGTGAATATCCGTGAAGACGCATGCGTGCAATGACCTGAACTGCTTTGATGGAATCGCCTCCGAGCAGGAAGAAGTTATCCTGAATGCCCACCTGATCACGTCCCAAAATATCTTGCCATACGGCGGCCAAAGCTTCTTCCACATCATTTCGCGGTGCTACATAGGCCACATCCGGTCGGAATAGCTTTTCAGGCTCCGGCAATGCTTTTCGGTCGGTTTTTCCGTTCGGTGTCAACGGTATCCGATCCAGAAACACGAAGTAAGACGGAACCGAGTAATACGGAAGCAACTTGGCGGCATGTTCATGAATGACCGTTAAGCTCGGTGTTTCTTCTGTATTCAGTACAAGGTAGGCACACAAGGCGGATTCTTGCTCTTTGTTTTGATTTACAGTGACGACTGCCTCTTGAATTGCAGAATGGCTCATCAAAGCATTTTCAACCTCACCCAGCTCGATCCGGAATCCGCGTACTTTCACCTGATGGTCGATTCGGCCGATAAACTCCAGATTTCCGTCTGCTTTCCAGCGAGCGAGGTCACCCGTTCTGTACATTTGTGTTCCTGTTGAAAATGGATTATTCACAAATTTTTCCGCCGTCAACTCCTCGCGGTTCCAATAGCCACGGGCCAGCCCTTCCCCTGCAATACATAGCTCGCCCGGTATGCCGATTGGCTGCAATCTGTCCTGCGCATCCATGACATAAATGTGCGTATTCGCAATGGGGCGTCCAATGTCAATCTGTTTGGCATGGGTAAGCTCCTGTACTGCCGACCAAACCGTCGTTTCCGTTGGCCCATACATGTTATAAATGCGGGGACCGTTCAAATTCTGCAATGCCTCCAGCAGCCTGGACGGGAGCGCTTCTCCCCCAACCATAATTTCCTGTACACCTTGCAGCGCACGGGAGCCTTCCTCATGATTCAGCAGCATGTGCAGCCGGGATGGCGTCATTTGCAGCATGTCAATATGATGTGCAGTAATCAGCTCGCCAAGTGTCTGAGGATCGACCTGATGATGGCGGTCGCCTAGCACGACGGTCATTCCGCCCAGCAGCGGCAGAATCGTTTCCAAAACGAAAATATCGAACGAAATGGTAGTGAGCGATAACATCGTTTTGTTCGCTGCAAAGTCGATCACTTCACGCATTCCTGTAATAAAATTCAGCACCGAGCGATGCTGGAGCATAACTCCTTTCGGATTTCCGGTTGAGCCAGAAGTATAGATGACGTAAGCCAGATGCTCCGGCTGAGCATTGGCTTCCAGATTGGTCCTTTCCCCTTGATATACTTCCTCATCTTCGATAAACAGCGTGTTGTCGCTGTAATGGTGTTCTCCTACCAGCTCGCGACTGGTCAGGAGTACGGCAGCCTCACTGTCACTCAGCATATATTCAATACGGGCTGACGGATATTCAGGGTCGATAGGCACATAAGCGCCACCCGCTTTTAGCACGGCGAGCAGACCGATAATCATTTCCGCCGAACGCTTCACCATCAGACCGACTAGCTTATCGGGTCCTACACCATGCGCTTGAAGTACCCGTGCCAGTGAGTTCGCGCGTTCGTTCAACTCTCGGTAGGCCAGACGCTGCTTTCCGAACACCAATGCTATATGATCCGGCGTCTGTAAGACTTGCTTTTCAAACTGCCCGTGGAGTGTCTCATGGTATGGGAAAGGTACGACAGTATCATTAAATCCCGTTAGCAGCAATTGCTTCTCTTCATCAGATACGATCGTAATATCGGCCAACCGCACCCCGGCATCCTGCGTCACCGTTTCCAAAATTCGCACATAATGCTCGGCCAGCCGCCGGATGGTCTCCGGTTTAAACAGCTTTGTGCCATACTCCAAAGTGAAGGACAAACGTTCTTTCTCCTCGGTCACATGCAATGAAAAATCTACCTTGGATATGCCCGCGTTGAATTCTTCCGGTTTAAAACGAATGCCTCCTGTTTCCAAAACATCTGTGCCGACATTTTGCAAACTGAATATCGTATCGAATATCGGGTTTCGACTTACGTCGCGTACCAGTTCCAGCTTGTCTACAAGCTCATCGAACGGGTATTCCTGATGCTCCAGTGCCAGCAGCAAGTTTTGCTTAACCTCCTGCAAAAAGGACTGGAACGTTAAAGAAGCTTGCGGCTGATTGCGAAGAACCAGCGTATTGACGAACATGCCAATCATCGTTTGCGTATCCACATGCCGTCTTCCGGCAACAGGTGTACCCACGATAATGTCCTCTTGGCCGGAATATTTGCCCAACAGGACATTATAAGCCGTCAAAAGTACCATAAAGATGGTAGATTCGGTATCCTGGGCCAATTTGTAAAGTCTGCTCGTAAGTTTGGATTCCAGGGTGATGGTCAAGCTGTCGCCTTCAAAACTTTGTGCTTGCGGGCGTGAAAAGTCCGTAGGCATATTCAGTACAGGAAGCTCGCCATTCAAGGTCTGAAGCCAATATGATTCATGCACTTGCCATGCGTCATCCATGATCTGCTGCTTCTGCCAAGCAACAAAGTCTTTGTAATGAAGCTGAACGTTCGCAAGCTGTCTACCCTGATACCGTTGAATGATTTCATCCAGCAGCACGGCCATGGAGAAACCATCGGACACGATGTGGTGCATATCCACTAGCAGATTGAAGCCACCTTCGATAAATTCGTACAGTTCGGCGCGGAATAAAGGAGCTGTTCCCAGATGAAAAGGCTGAACAAACAAGGTCCGAGCCTGTTTTGCTTCTTCCTTGGAAATACGGGTATACGGGATGTCGAATGGAATCGTGTCCCGAATTTTTTGTACCACTTCCCCGTCCTCCAGATCGAAATACGTCCGAAAGGATTCATGACGCAAAATAACTTCCCTAACGGCTTCAATGAAGCGGGAAACCTCCAGATCTCCCTCTATAAAAAGCTGACCGGGTACATGATAGGCCGTCCCACCTCCCAGCTGATCCAGCACATACATTCTCTTTTGGGAAGAAGATACCGGATAGAAGGCTTGCGATTTCACAGATACAATCGGTTCATAGGTCTTCTTTGTTCCACTCGCAATATATGTAGCCAGATCACCAATCGTTTGCAGTTCAAAAATGTGGCTGAGTGGAATGTGTACACCTAATTCCTTGTTGACTCTCGACAGAATGACCGTCGCTTTTAGTGAATCACCGCCCAATTGAAAAAAGTTATCGTCATCGCTGATATCCGTTACATTCAGAACGTCCATCCAAATGTTCACGAGTTGATCTTCTACGTCGTGGTTCTCAGAAACGGCGTCTGTTTTAATGAATACGCTTGCTTGTCCCTGCTCTGGCAAAGCCTGTAGATCAGGCTGACCATCCGGCAGAAGAGGAATATGGTCCATAGGAATCCAAAAACGGGGCTGCGTATAATCTGGAAGAATTTCGATTACAGCCTTTTTTAGTGCTCCTTCTTCCCAAGGCTTCGATGCGTTTGCGACCACATAGGCGGCTATATATGAGACTTTTCCAGCTTCGTCCGTTTGTGGTGTAATGACGCAGGACTCCAATTGGAAAACTTGCAGCAGGTGTTTCTCCAGCTGCTCCAGGTTAACCTGATGTCCGCGAATGTGGATGCTCCGATTCAAATTTCCAATATGCCGCAGCTTGCCATCGTTTTCCACGTAAACCCATTCCCGGGTCGTTCCCAACAAACCTGCTGCTGAGGCTTGATACACCTCCCCTGCTGTCCCAACTGGTGCCAAATGCTTGTAGGCATCAAGGACGCAAAGATAGTTTCCGTTGGCATCGGTATTTGCTGCCCATGCTGCTCGAAGCTGTTCATTCTCCGGCGCACGGAGTAAAGACAGCGCGGAAACGCAAGCCCCTTCTTCCTCTACAATGGAATGCAGCAGATTCAGGAAATATCCTGACCATGCTTCGATCATGTTTTGCTGAAAAAGATCCGAATTGTAGTCGAAATCAAGACGCAATTGCTTCTGCGCCTCTGTCACGTTCAAAAACAACTCGTATTTGCTGAATGACACCTCATTCTCAACGAGTTCTGCTTCCAGTCCATGGAATTGAAAACGCGGAATCGGTCGATCCATATTGAATACAGCGTTAATGACAGGCAAATGCCTCAGCCCCAACTGAGCGAGTCCGGCAAAGCTGTACTTTTGAAAGCTGTCCAGTTCATTCATACGCTTTTTGACCGTTTGGACATGCTCCGTAAAAGTAGCATCAGGACGCACTTCGCTGATCATCGGAAGCAAGTTGACACAGTTGCCGATCAAAGAGAAGGCGTCCATATGGGATTGTCCTGCGGTGGGAACACCCACCGTTACTTCCTGCTGCCCTGTCAGGCGATGCAGAAAAATCTGAAAGGCGGATAGCAGCGTTACAAAAAGGCTGCTGCCTAGCTTTATGCTGGCGGATCTCAATTGTTTAACGAGCGCCGCTTCGAGCATTACAGCATGCCTGCTTCCTCTGGAAGACGGAATCTGTATTCCCCTCACCGGAGATGGCAGTTGGAGGACAGGCTGCTGCTTTTCTAGCATTACCGACCAAAAAGCAAGGGCCTCTTCTTTCCCGGTCTTCAATTGATCCTGCTGCCAAACCACGTAATTCCGAAAAGGTATTGGTTCTGGAAGGCTGTAGTCAGCTTGTCGGACAAGCGCAGAATAGATCTGCTCCAGTTCCTGAATGAATACACCAATCGACCAGCCATCCGCGATAAAATGATGAAACGTAAAGACACTCAGATGCTCTTCATCCGATATTTTCAGCAAATGAATCCGGAATAACGGCTCGCCTGGCGTCATGGCAAATGGGGTTTCGCTATCCTTGATCATCCATGCCCGGATATGCTGTTCCTGTTCATCCGGGTGATAACTGGTAAAATCATGAAGCGGGACTTCCGCTTTCATCACAGGAGCGATCACCTGAGTTTCCCCATCGCCGCTCATAAAGGTATGTAAGGCTTCATGACGGTTTACGATCGCCTGAACAGCCTGGTTGAACGCCTGCTGCTGAAGTGAACCACGAAACCGCAACAAGGCGGTTTCGTGTAAGGATTGAGAGTCACTTCGATCTGAAACAGAGGCGAACCAAAGCTGCTTTTGCTCTGGAGTCAACGCAATCACAGTTTCTGCTGCTTCAGCCTCTGGAGGTACGGTTACAGGTTGCTTGCCCGGTCCCGGGCCGTTTCCATTCGGGGGCGGGTCCGGTAAAAATCCCCCTTTGCGCAGCTCGTTTACGCTATCCTTGACCGCTCGTACGATTCGCGCAATATCTTCCTCGGTATGGGCCGTGGACAAGAAGCAGTTTCGTCCCTCCCAGATATAGATGCCTTTGTCCAGCATGTGATAAAAGAACAATTCCAGATCGCCTTTGAGCACAAAGCGGAATAGAGAGCCAAAGTGAACAACCTTCATAGGTACGTGTTCGTCAGTGAAATAGCTGTTCAGCTCCGCTGCTAACGCCGAGGTACGGCTGTTTAAGCGATTTTGCAGCTGCTCGCCATTTTTCTCCAAATGATCCAGCACCGCTAAGGATGCAGCCATGGCCAGCGGATGATGGCAGAAGGTTCCTGCCACAAAGGTTCGCTGCTGCTCATGCTGGGGATAGGAATCGTCCCCGAAGCTCCACGTGCCTCCGTCGATCCCGTTCATAAAGGCGGCTTTCCCGGCTACGATGCCGATGGGCAGTCCGCCGCCAATGATTTTACCGTAGGTCACGAGGTCGGCTTGCACCCCAAACCACGCTTGGGCTCCCCCGGGCTGAATCCGGAAGCCTGTGATGACTTCATCAAAAATAAAGGCAGTACCCGACTGCTCCGTTATCTGACGAATTTCCCGTAAAAAAGCTTTGGGCTGAAAATCTGGTCGACGGCTTTGCACCGGCTCCACGATAACCGCGGCCAGTTCATGCGCATGGGTGCGGATATAATCCAGGGAATCGTCCGTCCCATAAGTAAGCACGACGACATCGTCCACCATATGCTGCAAGATACCTGGAGCCAGAGGTGTCGAATGCTCCTTGTTATCACCGGCGCTCCCCAATGCCAGCACCCCGTCGAATGTACCGTGATACGAGCCGGCAAAAAGAACGACTTTAGCTCGTCCAGTGGCAGCACGTGCCAAACGGAGCGCGACCATAACGGCCTCCGTCCCAGAATTATACAGGGCAATCCGTTCCACGCCGGTCATCTTGCATATTCGCTCGGCGACCTGTCCGGCCATGTTGGACATGGGGCCGACACAGATGCCATTCTTCAGCTCGTCCTCAATTTTTTCACGAATAAAAGCTGGATTGTGTCCGAACAGATTCACACCAAAGCCCATCGTCAAGTCGACATATTCATTGCCGTCCAGATCCCAAATTTTTGCACCGTCTGCACGCTGGGATACAATTTGATACACCATTTCCTTCAAAACAGGCCGGAAACCAGCCACATTGCGGTTGTTGGCGTATACGGAGCGATACTGCTGGGTGTACTGTTTGGTGCTGCGCGTACGGGCCGTGTAGCGCTCAATCAGCTCTTGCAGGTGTTGTTCCTGACGGAGCGAAAGCAATTCACGTGCTTTAACATCCAGCTTTTTATAAGGCGTATATGGCTTGACTTCATTGCTTGTCTGCTTGGCAACAGCCTTTACGGATGGAGCCGGTGCTAATGCAGTTGCGACTTTCTGCTTGGATTCAATACGGATGATCTGTGCACTTTCACTACTTGTCGATGGCAAAATGCCTGTTTTCGGGCTAAATGGCTCGGAAGCTATTACGGATGCAGATGGCTGATGCCTGAGAACATCGAGCTGCTGTGACATCAGATGCAGTTGTTGCTCCAAAATTCGCTCTACAGCAGCAGAAGCTGTAGCGATTGGGAGGCTTTGAGCCCGTGTATGCCCAGCCGTATCTATGGCATACGCGGATGCGGCAACCGGAACGGCGGAGTCATGAGATGGTTGGGTTAACGGGAAGGCTGCAAAATCAACCTGATTCAGCGTTGTTTCTGGACGATTTTCCACAGATTGAACCGGGTTTTCAGCAGAAGTGGAAATGCTCACCCGCTCGGCTACGTAGCTGGCCAACAGCTCCAGCGTGGTCAACGATTCGAAAAATTCGTTCATTGGAACGTCCAGTCCGAAGGTATCCTTGATACTGTGGCGAACCTGGGACAAATTAATGGAATCCAGCCCAAGCTCCAGAAAATGTGTTTGTGGCTCCAGTTCCTCCAGGCTGAGCTGAGATACGTTACCGATCATTTTCGCTAACTTTTGAAGAATAGATGATTTGTGCTGACCGGTAGCAGATGCCGACGCTGAATATTCGTTTCCCATCATTCCAGACTCCTTTACTGTTGAGTTTTCATGAACTGGTGCCTTCTGCTCCATCCGAACCTGTTCGGGCACGTTAATCCAGCATCTTTTCCGTTCGAATGGATACGTAGGCAGAGAAACCTTTTTGTAGTGCTTACCTGCATAGAGGGCATTCCAATCGATCTGCGCTCCTTGCACGTACTTGGCAGCCAACTGCTCCAGTGATTGCAACGTGTCCAAGCTTCCAGCGATCATCTCTGCGCCACCTGTGCTACCCACTTTCCCGGTGTATACACCTTCGACGACCCTGCCTTGTTCGTGCAACTGAAGCACCTTCGCTTTCAGCGCATCCGCCTCTGCGGCAGTCACAGCAATCCGGTGATTCAGGTGACTTCTGCCTGTGTTAGCCGTATAGCATACATCCTGCATCACGAGTTCTTCCGCGCGTCCGAACCGTTCTGCGTACCGCCCGACCAGCTCTCGCAAAGCGGACTCACTCCGCGCTGACAAGGTCAGCAGCAGCGGTGATGATCTATTGTTGCTGTCCGTTGAGGCTTGGTCTGATTCCGTCTTCGCCATATATTCCTCCAGCACCACATGGCAGTTTGTCCCGCTGAATCCAAAAGAACTCAGCCCGCTTCTTCTCGGGAAACCGTTCGTTTTCCATTCCCTCAGCCTCGTATTGGCATATACCGGGGATTCCTCAAAATGGATCTTTTGGTTTGGTGTGCGGAAATGAACGAGCGGCGCAATCTGTTGGTGCTTCATGGACAGTACGGATTTGATCAAGCCCGCAATCCCGGCAGCTTCGTATAAATGACCGATATTTGTTTTGACCGTGCTGATCGCCACAAACTGCTTACGCTGTGTATGCTTGCGGAAAGCCTTGGTAATGCCGTCAATCTCAACCGGATCGCCCAGCTTGGTTCCGGTGCCATGCGCTTCGATATAGCTGATTGTCTCAGGATCAATCCGTGCATCGCGCCACGCCTGCGAAATCACTTCTGCCTGAGCCAGCGCATTCGGCGCGGAAATACCAATCGTGCTGCCGTCCTGATTGATGGCACTTCCCTTGATCACGGCTAAAATGTTGTCACCGTCTTGTTCCGCTTTGCGCAGCGGCTTCAGGAAGACGGCTCCAACGCCTTCACCCCAGCCCGTTCCGTCCGACTGGTCGTCGAAGGCTCGTGCCCGATCATCGGAGGATTCCATGCCAATGCCTGCTTTCAGCGGCAGCAAAATCGTCTTCACTCCACCTGCCAAGGCCATGTCGCAGTCTCCATTCAGGATGGACTTGCAGGCCAAATGCACTGCCACGAGTGAGGAAGAACATGCTGTATCAACGGTTAGCGCCGGGCCTTTTAGATCGAGCAAATATGCAATCCGGCTGGAAATAACGGACGACAAGTTGCCAATGGCAAAGTTCGGCAGCGCGCCGGGCTCCACCTCAGACAACAAACGCTCGTATTCGAAGCTGGTTTTGGAAAAACCGACATACACGCCGACCTTTTGACCTGCCAGCTGCTTACCCCCATACCCCGCATCCTCAATCGTGCTCCACGCGGTTTGTAGAAATAGCCGTTGATTGGGGTCCATGAGCGAGGCTTCGCGCGGAGTCAGCTTAAAGAAGGAATAATCGAACTTGTCTACTTCGTCCAGATATCCACCTTCCGCGATTTGCACATTCCGTCCTTCCGTATTCAGACGGGAAATGAAAGCTTCGGCATCTTTCCTTCTTTCGTCACTGTACGGGCCGATATTGTCAGCCCCTGCTGCCACATTCGCCCAAAACTGCTCCAGTGTTTCCGCTTGAGGAAATTTGCCAGACATGCCAATGATGGCAATATCCCGGTCATTCGCTTCCTTCTTGTCCTCAGACTGTGCTGTTGCAGCCGCTTCACTCCTCAGGTCCTGACTGGAGATATACGCAGCCAGCTTGGCGATGGTCGGATAGGAAAAGAAGTCCGTCACCTCCATATGAATCCCTAATTGATCCTCCAACTGATCCACAATTTGAACGAGCTGCAAGGAAGTCACTCCGATATCAAAGTAGCTGTCGTCCGTCCCGATCGACTTTACATTTAAAATATCCTGGCAGATTCCAATCAGCTTCTGTTCTATCTCTCCTCGAGGCAAGGCTACACGCTCAGCTGCTTGTATGACTCGAGTAGCCTCGGCCAGTGCTGTCAATATTTCATCAAATTCACCCTGCTCATAACTCTGGGCTAATTTGAAGCGCTGAACTTTCCCGCTGGTTGTTTTAGGGATGCGCCGGATCGGAACCACATCCTGAATATGCCAACCTCCCCGGTAATTCAGATGGCTTTTCAACTTTTGGACAAGCGGTACAAAATGCTCTATCTTTTTCGTATGCATCACAAAGGCAACAATACGATCCTGTCTCGTTTGCGCATCATGTACACCGCACACAGCTACTTTCCCGAGATCTACGCCATCCAGTTCCTCGGCAATCCTCTCGATGTCATGCGGGTAGACATTCTGTCCGTTCACGAAAATGATATCCTTGGCTCTACCGGTAATAGTCAGGCGGCCGTTCCGCATAAAACCTAAATCACCGGTGATAAGCCAGCCATCCTCTGTTTTGACCTTCGCGGTAGCCTCTGGATTATTATAGTATCCGGCTGTCACATTTTTGCCGCGGATCTGTGTGTGTCCAATCACCCCATCTTCGAGCACCTGATTTTGTTCATCGCAAATGCGGACAGAGGTGCTGGCCAGCGGATACCCCAAATCCACAAAAGTAAGACACCGCTTGTCGGACTTGTCCACTTCTTCGATGGGTTCACCTACGTGTAATTGCTGCCGATTCAAATGAATGGGGATAAAAGTACTTTTGTCCAGAGGTGGAGAGGAAACCCCCACACTCGCCTCTGCCAATCCGTAGACAGGGAGCATTGCATTTTTATTCAAACCGTGAACACTCATGGCATCCATAAACACATGACAAAGCTCCACAGATACGGGCTCAGCTCCATTTAAGATCATACGAACACTTGACAAATCCCAGTTAGCTGCTGTTTCATATTTATACTGATCGAGAAAAAATTTATATCCGAAATTGGGAGAGCATATTTGAGTCACCTTATGCTCCGATACTTTTTTTAGCCATAAAGACGGGCGTCTGATAAAAAGTGCTGTTGGCATAATCAGTTGCTTGGCATTAGCGATCACACAGGTTAAATGAAAGGCGATCAATCCCAGGTCATGCGTAAGCGGCATCCAGCCCAAATAAGCATCCTTGGAGCTCATGCCCGTTTGATTTGCGATATCCCGAATATTGTAAACCAAATTTTCATGCGTCAGCATGACTCCTTTGGGATCACCTGTAGAACCTGAGGAAAATTGGATAAAAGCTAAATCCTCTGGTTTGGATATATGAACTACACCTTTACTCTGACTGGAATAATCGAATGTATGGCTTGAAAAAGTCGCTTTTTTAACAAGCTTAAAGGAATCCAGCAGTTCGTGCTGGTGCGAGTATTTTTCCAGCTGCTCCAATACCTTGTCATCTGCAATCATATAAGGACGGGAGAGTGTATTCCAGATTTTAAACAATTTCATTTTATGCTCATCATTGTTCCCTATGCTTACAGGAACTGGAACGATTCCACCGAGAAGACAACCCCAAAATACATTTACAAAAGTATGATTGTCATCGATCTGCATGATCAGCTCATCGCCAGGTTGTATCCCTTTTACCTGTAACTCATGAAGTACCTGTAATGCTTGCTCCAGAAGTTTACTGTAGGATACGTATTCCTCTTGCTTATCACCAGTAATAAAGGTGATTCCGTTCTCATCCCGGCTTGCACGGTCTTGAATGATTTCAATTAAAGTTTGAAATTGCTCCATCTTGCTCCCTCCTCAAGTGCTCTAGCATTACTTTTTGCTCTCCTTCGGAGACCTGTTTGGTTTGCAACACCAGGCGAATACACTCCAGTATTTCCAGTCTTTGCTCAGCTGCAGGAAGAGGGCCGCTGCCTGATTCTGAGTTTCGCAATAATTCTTCCAGTCTCCGAACAGGTAAAATAACACCCTTTCGATACTCATCTTCATTCCAGTTGGCATTGGGGGTAGACACCGCCAGTGACAGGGAACAGGCAATCCAATTACGGATCGAGAACCGGCGTTCCAGTTCAACGCGATCCAGGTCTCTGTCCAGAGACAGCACTTCGATAGCAGTATTTATTTCCTTCGCCAAATTTTTCAGCACCGTTCGTGGACCTAACTCGACGCCTTGTTTCACACCATGATTCGCCATATACTGCATGGTTTGAATCCATCGAACCGGTTGAGTCATTTGCAAAATCAATCCTTGACGGATGCTGTCAACATCGGGATATGGCTGAGCAGTGACATTGGAGATCACGGGCCACTTCGCCTCATTTAAAGTGTATCTTTGCAGCTCTGCGGCCAGTCTGTCCGCAGCATGCTGCATAAGCGGACTATGAAAAGGACCGCTGACCTGCAAGCGCGTAATTTGGGCGCCCCGCTGTTCTAACTCGCCAGCTACCACAGCGACAGAGGTGCGATGACCGGAAACGACGTACTGGTTAGGTGAA
This DNA window, taken from Paenibacillus kribbensis, encodes the following:
- the fabD gene encoding ACP S-malonyltransferase; the protein is MNRMALVFPGQGSQYVGMGTAWHSGFTEADRLFEEAADILGYDLKALCMAGPITQLSRTFYTQPALLTISVIAFRRYMHEIGMIPEFSAGHSLGEYSALVSSGVLAFGDALRLVQERGRFMEEAAVAKLGSMIAVRGAEPGAVEEFCRLHSTVDQPAVIACYNSPNQYVVSGHRTSVAVVAGELEQRGAQITRLQVSGPFHSPLMQHAADRLAAELQRYTLNEAKWPVISNVTAQPYPDVDSIRQGLILQMTQPVRWIQTMQYMANHGVKQGVELGPRTVLKNLAKEINTAIEVLSLDRDLDRVELERRFSIRNWIACSLSLAVSTPNANWNEDEYRKGVILPVRRLEELLRNSESGSGPLPAAEQRLEILECIRLVLQTKQVSEGEQKVMLEHLRREQDGAISNFN